The proteins below are encoded in one region of Dehalococcoidia bacterium:
- a CDS encoding nitronate monooxygenase — MRRTRVCDLLEIEYPIIQGAMNWVANGELAAAVSEAGGLGIITPGAGWDRKGERADNLRLQIRRAKERTGRPFGVNLTVLDPESRNFAEIVASEGVPIVTTSAGNPATLTPFLKERGIKVLHVVASCRHARGAERAGVDAVIAEGYEAGGHNGMDEIPTFVLVPQVVDAVSVPVVAAGGIADGRGLVAALALGAEGVQMGTRFIATTECCAHPRFKQAVLNADDVATVITGRKIGPTRGIRNPFTDKMLEMEAAGASAEELQQFIGWGRSPAGQLDGDTEEGEMYCGAVAGLVKTIVSAGDVVREVVREAEELLDRLADMR; from the coding sequence ATGAGACGAACGCGGGTCTGCGACCTCCTCGAGATCGAGTACCCCATCATTCAGGGGGCGATGAACTGGGTCGCGAACGGCGAGCTGGCCGCCGCCGTCTCGGAGGCGGGAGGCCTGGGCATCATAACGCCCGGCGCAGGCTGGGACCGCAAGGGGGAGCGCGCCGACAACCTCAGGCTGCAGATCCGTCGCGCCAAAGAGCGCACGGGCAGGCCCTTCGGCGTGAACCTGACGGTGCTCGACCCCGAGTCGCGTAACTTCGCGGAGATCGTGGCGTCGGAGGGCGTGCCCATCGTGACCACGTCCGCCGGCAACCCGGCCACGCTCACTCCGTTCCTCAAGGAGCGCGGTATCAAGGTCCTGCACGTCGTCGCTTCGTGCCGCCACGCGCGGGGCGCCGAGAGGGCAGGCGTCGACGCCGTTATCGCCGAGGGCTACGAGGCCGGCGGCCACAACGGAATGGACGAAATCCCCACCTTCGTCCTCGTTCCGCAGGTTGTGGACGCGGTCAGCGTGCCGGTGGTGGCCGCGGGCGGCATCGCCGACGGCCGCGGCCTCGTCGCGGCGCTCGCGCTCGGCGCCGAGGGCGTGCAGATGGGCACCCGTTTTATCGCCACCACCGAATGCTGCGCTCACCCCCGCTTCAAGCAAGCGGTGCTGAACGCCGACGACGTCGCGACGGTGATCACCGGACGGAAGATCGGGCCGACCCGCGGCATTCGCAACCCGTTCACCGACAAAATGCTGGAAATGGAAGCGGCGGGCGCCAGCGCCGAGGAGCTGCAACAGTTCATCGGCTGGGGGCGTTCCCCCGCCGGCCAGCTCGACGGCGACACGGAGGAGGGCGAGATGTATTGCGGCGCGGTCGCCGGGCTGGTGAAGACAATTGTCAGCGCCGGTGACGTGGTGCGCGAGGTGGTGCGCGAGGCCGAAGAGCTTCTCGACCGACTCGCCGATATGCGGTAG
- a CDS encoding SDR family oxidoreductase encodes MDIEGKIAVVTGAGSGIGKATAVALAKAGADLVLADVDEARLKETEVDIRDAGRKALPVRTDVSKLDDVRNLYEQSVRNMGRVDILMNNAGVHMSGPVERVSIEDWEWIVGINFWGVVYGIHVFLPHMLERGSGHIINTASIAGLGGWDGSIPYTATKFAVLGLSESLAIYLKGKGIGVTAVCPGLVATNISGASRFIPSGDEVLDGIRRGFMEAFQKKELGEIAQQAEILEPEVVAEQIVQAVRGETFLVTPHANTREMMVQRAQDPEGTINQIAFFRALRQQEMRARAEAQEKP; translated from the coding sequence ATGGATATCGAAGGCAAGATCGCTGTTGTGACGGGAGCGGGCAGCGGCATCGGCAAGGCTACGGCTGTCGCGCTGGCGAAGGCGGGGGCCGACCTGGTGCTCGCCGACGTCGACGAGGCCCGGCTCAAAGAGACGGAGGTTGATATACGGGACGCCGGCCGCAAAGCGCTCCCCGTCCGCACCGACGTTTCGAAACTGGACGACGTCCGCAACCTGTACGAGCAGTCGGTCCGCAACATGGGGCGCGTCGACATACTTATGAACAACGCCGGAGTGCACATGAGCGGCCCCGTCGAGCGCGTATCGATCGAGGACTGGGAGTGGATTGTCGGCATCAACTTCTGGGGCGTCGTCTACGGCATCCACGTCTTTCTGCCCCACATGCTCGAGCGCGGCAGCGGCCACATCATCAACACCGCCTCCATCGCCGGTCTCGGCGGCTGGGACGGCTCCATCCCTTACACGGCCACCAAGTTCGCCGTCCTGGGACTCTCCGAGAGTCTGGCGATCTACCTCAAAGGGAAGGGGATCGGCGTCACCGCTGTCTGCCCCGGGCTGGTGGCGACGAACATAAGCGGGGCGTCGCGCTTCATCCCCTCCGGCGACGAGGTACTCGACGGCATCCGGCGCGGCTTCATGGAAGCATTCCAGAAGAAAGAGTTGGGCGAAATCGCGCAGCAGGCGGAAATCCTCGAGCCGGAAGTGGTCGCGGAACAGATAGTGCAGGCGGTAAGGGGGGAGACATTTCTGGTGACGCCGCACGCCAACACACGTGAGATGATGGTGCAGCGGGCCCAGGACCCCGAAGGGACGATCAACCAGATTGCCTTCTTCCGCGCGTTACGGCAGCAGGAGATGAGGGCCCGGGCGGAGGCGCAAGAGAAGCCTTAG